A stretch of the Ornithodoros turicata isolate Travis chromosome 4, ASM3712646v1, whole genome shotgun sequence genome encodes the following:
- the LOC135391893 gene encoding extracellular serine/threonine protein CG31145-like gives MALVLNPRVRHSGALPNTSRYNPTIGHLLDIEITPNMTFWEKFQTSISRDYLYAANSDLVDNLLRDIATMPIVHVGLKEGGTQLKLLIDYENGGQALFKPMRFPRDRETEPNHFYFVDFERHNSEIATFHLDRVLGFRRAPPVVGRVLNMTSEIYAIADDAILKTFFVSPANNLCFHGRCSYYCDTAHAICGHPDTLEGSFAAFLPSKELAPRKVWRHPWRRSYHKRRKASWEIDDEYCNKVRETPPYNRGRRLPDLMDMSILDFLIGNMDRHHYEVFRIFGNNSSPVHLDHGRGFGKANHDELSILAPVYQCCLMRQSTLRRLLELHNGPHRLSEVMRESLKGDPVDPVLTEPHLLALDRRLRIVLEVIRECISERTAEEVIVWDVA, from the exons ATGGCCCTTGTGCTGAACCCTCGCGTACGTCACAGTGGCGCCCTGCCGAATACGTCGCGGTACAACCCTACCATCGGGCACCTGCTCGACATTGAGATCAc GCCAAACATGACCTTCTGGGAGAAGTTCCAGACAAGCATATCACGTGACTACCTCTACGCTGCCAATTCGGATTTGGTGGACAACTTACTCCGCGACATAGCAACCATGCCAATCGTTCACGTTG GATTAAAGGAGGGCGGGACGCAGCTGAAATTGCTGATCGACTACGAAAATGGGGGCCAAGCGCTTTTCAAACCTATGAG ATTTCCTCGGGATCGCGAGACAGAACCGAATCATTTTTACTTTGTCGACTTCGAGCGACACAACAGTGAGATTGCAACCTTCCATCTGGACCG GGTGCTGGGATTTCGTCGTGCTCCGCCGGTTGTAGGGAGAGTTCTGAACATGACGTCAGAGATCTACGCCATAGCGGATGACGCTATTCTCAAAACATTCTTCGTTTCGCCTG CCAATAACTTATGCTTCCATGGACGATGTAGCTACTACTGTGACACGGCCCATGCCATCTGTGGCCATCCAGACACACTAGAAGGCAGCTTTGCGGCATTTCTTCCATCGAAAGAACTAGCGCCCCGTAAGGTGTGGAGGCACCCCTGGAGACG GTCATACCATAAGCGACGGAAAGCTTCGTGGGAGATCGACGATGAGTACTGCAATAAAGTGAGGGAGACGCCACCTTACAACAGAGGTCGTCGGCTACCGGATCTCATGGATATGTCTATACTGGACTTCTTGATAG GAAACATGGATCGGCACCATTACGAAGTGTTTCGAATTTTCGGAAACAATTCTTCACCCGTCCATTTAGATCACGGCAGAGG GTTCGGGAAAGCCAACCACGATGAACTGAGCATCCTCGCTCCCGTTTACCAGTGTTGCCTGATGAGGCAGTCGACACTTCGTCGTCTTCTCGAACTTCACAACGGACCTCATCGTCTGAGTGAGGTTATGCGCGAGTCACTCAAAGGTGATCCCGTGGACCCCGTTTTAACGGAACCGCATCTCCTGGCGCTCGATCGACGATTACGTATCGTGCTAGAAGTGATAAGGGAGTGCATATCCGAAAGGACGGCTGAGGAAGTCATCGTATGGGACGTCGCTTAG